The DNA segment CGTAGTCGAGGAACCCCTGCGGCGGCTGCGGGAACCGTCCGCCGAGCGGCCGCAGGGCCAGCGCGACCCGCTCGCCCCGGCAGGCCCGCGCCGCCTCCAGCGCGTCCGGCCCGCTGACGACGACATCGGCCGCCGCCGGGTCCCCGGCCATGTCGGCGACCGCGCCCACCGAGGCGCAGGCCAGCAGCCACACCGCCGTCTGCCAGTGCGCGGGCAGCAGCAGCGCGACCCGGTCGCCGGGTTCCACGGAGAGGTCGCCCTCGAGGAGGTTCGCGGTCTTGGCCACCCAGTTGGCGAAGGTGGCGACCGAGAGTTCGACGCGTTCGCCCGTGGCATCGTCGTAGAAGGTCACCAGCGGGCGGCCGGGATCCGCGGCGAGGGCGGAAGTCAGCAGGTCGGCGGGGGTGCGATCGGTGGCGTTCACCCGCCACAGCGTACGCGCGCGGGGGCGCGCGGCGGGGGCGCGTCTCTCACTGATCTCACACCCGTCTCACGGCAAACCGCGTGGCCGTCACGGCCTCCATCGCTACGGTCTGCATACACTGACCGGCCGATACGAGTAGAACGAGTCAGTTCGGCCGGTCCCGGCAGGAAGCAGAGACGACAGGTGACAGAAGCGATCCTCCTGGTCGGCGGCAAAGGCACCCGGTTGCGCCCGCTCACCGTGCACACGCCCAAGCCCATGGTCAGGGCCGCGGGCGTGCCGTTCCTCACCCACCAGCTGGCGAGGGCGAGAGCGGCGGGCGTCGAGCACATCGTCCTTGCCACCAGCTATCTGGCCGAGGTCTTCGAGCCGTACTTCGGCGACGGCTCGGCGCTGGGCCTCCACCTCGAGTACGTCACCGAGGAGGAGCCCCTCGGCACCGGCGGGGCGATCCGCAACGTGGCCTCGCGGCTGCGCTCGGGACCCGACGAGCCGGTGCTGATCTTCAACGGCGACATCCTGACGGGCCTGGACATCCGGGCCCTCGTCGACACCCACGAGTCGACGGGCGCGGACGTCTCGCTGCATCTGACGAAGGTGTCCGACCCGCGCGCCTACGGCCTGGTGCCGACCGACGAGACGGGCCGGGTGCTGGCGTTCCTGGAGAAGCCGCAGACGCCCGAGGAGATCGTCACCGACCAGATCAACGCGGGGGCGTACGTCTTCCGGCGCTCGGTCATCGACGCGATCCCGGCGGGCCGGCCGGTGTCGGTGGAGCGCGAGACGTTCCCCCAGCTGCTCGCGGCCGGGGCGCATCTTCAGGGCATGG comes from the Streptomyces sp. SUK 48 genome and includes:
- a CDS encoding TIGR03089 family protein, whose product is MNATDRTPADLLTSALAADPGRPLVTFYDDATGERVELSVATFANWVAKTANLLEGDLSVEPGDRVALLLPAHWQTAVWLLACASVGAVADMAGDPAAADVVVSGPDALEAARACRGERVALALRPLGGRFPQPPQGFLDYAVEVPGQGDRFTPRYGGESALIVAGAEFSGAEVVQKALADSAGLDLVGPGSRLLSGLSYDTWEGLSAGLFAPLASGGSVVLCRNLERLDEGALAKRIESERATAVRR
- a CDS encoding NDP-sugar synthase codes for the protein MTEAILLVGGKGTRLRPLTVHTPKPMVRAAGVPFLTHQLARARAAGVEHIVLATSYLAEVFEPYFGDGSALGLHLEYVTEEEPLGTGGAIRNVASRLRSGPDEPVLIFNGDILTGLDIRALVDTHESTGADVSLHLTKVSDPRAYGLVPTDETGRVLAFLEKPQTPEEIVTDQINAGAYVFRRSVIDAIPAGRPVSVERETFPQLLAAGAHLQGMVDSTYWLDLGTPAAFVRGSADLVLGRAPSPAVPGRCGDQLVLPTAQVAPDAKLTGGTVVGEGAFVAEGARVFGSTILPGAVIEPGAVITDSLIGTRARVGTRSVLTGTVIGDGAVIGPDNELCEGARVWCDARIPAGAVRFSSDQ